The following are from one region of the Amylibacter sp. IMCC11727 genome:
- the secE gene encoding preprotein translocase subunit SecE, whose translation MAITNPLQFMQQVRAEVSKIVWPTRRETLITTVMVFVMAFIFALFFFGVDQLVQFFLTMILAI comes from the coding sequence ATGGCTATCACCAATCCATTGCAGTTTATGCAGCAGGTTCGCGCTGAAGTATCCAAGATTGTTTGGCCGACGCGTCGGGAAACGTTGATCACGACCGTGATGGTGTTTGTTATGGCGTTTATCTTTGCGTTGTTCTTCTTTGGTGTGGATCAATTGGTGCAGTTTTTTCTGACGATGATTTTGGCAATCTGA
- the nusG gene encoding transcription termination/antitermination protein NusG, with protein sequence MALRWYSVSVLSNFEKKIAEAIREAVAQEGLEDEITEVLVPTEEVIEVRRGKKVPTERRFMPGYVLIRMEMSEKGYHLVSNINRVTGFLGQPGKPSPMRDREVAAILNQVEEGAERPRTLISFEVGENVNVTDGPFEGFAGMVEDVDEENARLKVTVSIFGRATPVELEYTQVAKQT encoded by the coding sequence ATGGCGTTACGTTGGTATTCGGTTTCTGTGCTCTCTAACTTTGAGAAAAAGATTGCCGAAGCGATCCGCGAGGCGGTTGCACAAGAAGGTCTGGAAGACGAAATCACAGAAGTGCTGGTTCCGACCGAAGAAGTGATCGAAGTGCGCCGCGGCAAGAAAGTTCCGACAGAGCGTCGTTTCATGCCAGGGTATGTTTTGATCCGCATGGAGATGTCTGAAAAAGGCTATCACCTTGTGAGCAACATCAACCGTGTGACGGGTTTCCTTGGCCAGCCAGGCAAACCCTCCCCGATGCGTGACCGTGAAGTTGCTGCGATCCTGAACCAAGTGGAAGAGGGGGCAGAGCGCCCACGCACATTGATCAGCTTCGAAGTGGGCGAGAACGTGAACGTGACAGACGGCCCGTTCGAAGGTTTTGCAGGCATGGTAGAGGACGTGGACGAAGAAAACGCCCGTTTGAAAGTGACCGTGTCCATCTTTGGCCGCGCCACACCTGTGGAACTGGAATACACGCAGGTTGCAAAACAGACCTAA
- a CDS encoding 1-acyl-sn-glycerol-3-phosphate acyltransferase, protein MNSHAPDPLEELLRARLRIPVGSNFKLKALRSFMGTIDGISRATTGQPFFALRETRQMLVALDGRTGDALVETLLTMNGGTTITPIGLENVPPQGPVVIGATHPIGTFDFIAHAGALRAHRSDLKVVAGREAERFLGKDRIIAVDLDRKDQVITARQTLNGMRAHLNEGGALLVFGSGRVPRMENGLLIERPWRNGITRISDECAAPIVPASTDMRNSSHYYRTRRLAAVLSGGNDELGRRVASLRYASEIFAKLGGSYDVHYGPVQPHGTAPEILQDLAETLVPGLYRS, encoded by the coding sequence GTGAACAGCCACGCACCAGACCCGTTAGAAGAGCTGTTACGCGCACGGCTTCGAATCCCTGTGGGATCAAATTTCAAACTCAAAGCACTGCGCAGCTTTATGGGCACAATTGATGGCATCAGCCGCGCCACAACAGGACAGCCCTTCTTTGCCTTGCGCGAAACACGCCAGATGCTTGTGGCGCTCGATGGGCGCACAGGGGATGCTCTTGTGGAAACGCTGCTCACCATGAACGGTGGCACAACGATCACCCCAATTGGCCTTGAAAATGTACCGCCCCAAGGGCCCGTTGTGATCGGTGCAACCCATCCCATCGGCACGTTTGATTTCATCGCCCACGCAGGGGCACTGCGCGCACATCGCTCCGATCTCAAAGTTGTTGCGGGCCGCGAAGCAGAACGTTTCTTGGGCAAAGATCGCATTATCGCCGTGGACCTTGATCGCAAAGACCAGGTGATCACCGCCCGCCAAACCCTAAACGGTATGCGCGCGCATCTGAACGAAGGCGGCGCCCTGTTGGTGTTTGGATCAGGGCGCGTGCCTCGTATGGAAAACGGCCTGTTGATTGAACGGCCATGGCGCAATGGCATCACGCGCATCTCTGATGAATGCGCCGCCCCAATCGTTCCTGCATCCACGGATATGCGCAACTCTTCGCATTATTACCGCACCCGCCGCTTGGCCGCTGTTCTGTCGGGCGGAAATGACGAACTGGGCCGCCGCGTTGCCTCCCTGCGCTACGCATCCGAGATTTTCGCCAAACTCGGCGGCAGTTATGATGTGCATTATGGCCCTGTCCAACCGCACGGCACGGCCCCTGAAATCCTGCAAGATTTGGCAGAAACCTTGGTTCCTGGCCTGTACAGATCTTAG
- a CDS encoding bile acid:sodium symporter family protein — translation MLGADGGDIDSVVLNFSPTSLTVLNLVLAVVMFSIALELRPSDFARLARAPKPVLTGLFSQFIALPALTFCFVVVMQPQPSVALGLMLVAACPGGNISNFITQRAGGNSALSVTMTAFATVFAILLTPANVAFWGNLYEPTRRILRATEIDPVSVAITVGFMLVLPLILGIYANVARPALAARLRRPMQNLSMLIFIAFVVLALAANWALFLQYASMVAVLVFLHNGLALAAGYGLASVVGVSDFDRRAITIETGIQNSGLGLILIFGFFDGLGGMAVVAAFWGMWHIISGISLASVLGRTKAAM, via the coding sequence ATGTTGGGAGCAGACGGGGGCGACATCGATTCTGTTGTTCTGAATTTTTCACCAACCAGTTTGACCGTTCTGAATTTGGTTCTTGCTGTGGTTATGTTTTCCATCGCGCTTGAATTGCGGCCCAGTGATTTTGCGCGCTTGGCCCGCGCCCCGAAACCAGTTTTGACGGGACTGTTTTCGCAGTTTATTGCGCTGCCAGCTTTGACGTTTTGTTTTGTGGTGGTGATGCAGCCGCAGCCGTCTGTGGCGCTGGGCCTGATGTTGGTGGCGGCCTGTCCGGGGGGGAATATTTCCAATTTTATCACCCAGCGGGCGGGGGGGAATTCGGCGCTGTCGGTGACGATGACCGCCTTTGCCACGGTGTTTGCCATTCTGCTGACGCCTGCCAATGTGGCCTTTTGGGGTAATCTGTATGAACCAACACGGCGGATTTTACGCGCGACCGAGATTGATCCCGTGTCAGTGGCGATCACGGTTGGGTTTATGTTGGTGCTGCCGCTGATATTGGGGATTTATGCGAATGTTGCGCGCCCCGCGCTGGCGGCCCGATTGCGCCGCCCCATGCAGAACCTTTCGATGTTGATATTCATTGCGTTTGTGGTGCTGGCGTTGGCAGCAAACTGGGCGTTGTTTTTGCAATATGCGTCCATGGTGGCGGTGTTGGTGTTTTTGCACAACGGTTTGGCGCTGGCGGCAGGGTATGGATTGGCGTCTGTTGTGGGGGTGTCTGATTTTGATCGCCGCGCGATCACCATTGAAACGGGCATTCAAAACTCGGGCCTTGGGCTGATCCTGATTTTCGGGTTTTTCGACGGGCTGGGCGGCATGGCTGTTGTCGCCGCGTTTTGGGGCATGTGGCATATTATTTCGGGCATTTCGCTTGCCAGTGTTTTGGGGCGCACAAAGGCGGCCATGTAG
- a CDS encoding phytanoyl-CoA dioxygenase family protein encodes MGKYVSDETVAEFQTQGATLLKGVFADWVDVLRDGVAANMADPAPNARNYETEGGGRFFVDYCNWDRIDQYRDFIFNSPAAAIGTELMGSKGARLFHEHVLVKTPKSGTPTPWHQDLPYYCLDASQTVSLWIPLDDIPRDRTLEFVAGSHEWGKFYRPQRFDGTPLNEDDGLEELPDIDGNRGDYDILGWALGPGDALAFDYRTVHGAPANTSASAQRRAFSLRLVGDDATFARREGVVTSPPFPDVALKHGDVLEGREFPKLL; translated from the coding sequence ATGGGGAAATATGTGTCGGATGAGACTGTTGCGGAATTTCAGACGCAGGGGGCAACGCTGTTAAAGGGCGTGTTCGCCGATTGGGTGGATGTCCTGCGCGATGGGGTTGCGGCGAACATGGCGGACCCTGCCCCCAATGCGCGAAATTACGAGACCGAAGGCGGAGGGCGGTTTTTCGTGGATTACTGCAACTGGGATCGGATTGATCAGTACCGCGATTTTATCTTTAACTCGCCTGCGGCTGCCATTGGGACCGAATTGATGGGCAGCAAGGGGGCGCGGTTGTTCCATGAACATGTGCTGGTGAAGACGCCGAAATCTGGCACGCCAACGCCGTGGCATCAGGACTTGCCGTATTACTGTTTGGACGCGAGCCAGACGGTAAGCCTGTGGATTCCGCTCGATGATATTCCAAGGGATCGGACGCTGGAATTTGTGGCGGGATCGCATGAGTGGGGCAAGTTTTATCGGCCTCAACGGTTTGATGGCACGCCTTTGAATGAGGATGATGGGTTGGAGGAATTGCCCGACATTGATGGAAACCGCGGTGATTACGATATCCTCGGTTGGGCGCTGGGCCCCGGGGATGCGCTGGCGTTTGATTATCGCACAGTGCATGGGGCGCCTGCGAATACATCGGCAAGCGCGCAGCGGCGGGCGTTTTCGTTAAGGCTGGTCGGGGATGATGCGACGTTTGCACGGCGGGAGGGGGTTGTGACATCGCCGCCGTTTCCTGATGTGGCGTTGAAGCATGGGGATGTGTTGGAGGGGCGGGAGTTTCCGAAGTTGTTGTGA
- the rplK gene encoding 50S ribosomal protein L11, with protein MAKKVAGTMKLQVPAGQANPSPPVGPALGQRGINIMEFCKAFNAKTQELDPGAPCPTIITYYVDKSFTMDIKTPPASYMLKKAAKLKSGANLPGREIVGSVTTKQVKEIAEAKMKDLNANDIDAAMLIILGSARSMGIEVK; from the coding sequence ATGGCTAAAAAAGTCGCTGGCACTATGAAACTGCAGGTTCCTGCAGGTCAAGCCAACCCCTCCCCCCCAGTGGGCCCAGCGTTGGGTCAACGCGGTATCAACATCATGGAATTCTGTAAGGCGTTCAACGCCAAGACGCAGGAGCTTGATCCAGGTGCGCCGTGTCCAACGATCATCACGTATTACGTGGACAAATCCTTCACCATGGACATCAAGACGCCACCTGCGTCCTACATGTTGAAGAAAGCTGCGAAGCTGAAATCTGGCGCGAATTTGCCAGGTCGTGAAATCGTGGGTTCCGTGACAACCAAGCAAGTGAAAGAAATCGCTGAAGCGAAGATGAAAGATCTGAACGCCAACGATATCGACGCTGCTATGTTGATCATTCTGGGTTCTGCCCGTTCTATGGGCATCGAGGTGAAGTAA
- the rplA gene encoding 50S ribosomal protein L1, whose amino-acid sequence MAKFGKRTTAAREAFAGKENVSIADAVALVKANATAKFDETVEIALNLGVDPRHADQMVRGVVTLPNGTGKSVRVAVFARGPKAEEAQAAGADIVGAEDLMETVQGGKIEFDRCIATPDMMPIVGRLGKVLGPRNLMPNPKVGTVTMDVKAAVEAAKGGEVQFKVEKAGVVHAGVGKASFTEAQLAENVKALIDAVQKAKPSGSKGAYMKKIALSSTMGPGVTVDVAGALEQ is encoded by the coding sequence ATGGCTAAGTTTGGTAAAAGAACAACTGCCGCACGCGAAGCGTTTGCTGGCAAAGAAAACGTTTCTATCGCGGATGCGGTTGCACTGGTTAAGGCCAACGCGACAGCGAAGTTTGACGAAACAGTTGAAATCGCGCTGAACCTGGGTGTTGATCCACGTCACGCAGACCAGATGGTTCGTGGTGTTGTGACCCTGCCAAATGGCACAGGTAAATCTGTTCGCGTTGCTGTGTTTGCTCGTGGCCCAAAGGCCGAAGAAGCGCAGGCTGCTGGTGCAGACATCGTGGGCGCAGAGGACCTGATGGAAACAGTACAAGGCGGCAAGATCGAATTTGATCGCTGCATCGCCACACCAGACATGATGCCAATCGTTGGCCGTCTGGGTAAAGTGCTTGGCCCACGTAACCTGATGCCAAACCCAAAAGTTGGTACAGTGACCATGGACGTTAAAGCCGCTGTTGAAGCCGCCAAAGGTGGTGAAGTGCAGTTCAAAGTGGAAAAAGCTGGTGTGGTTCACGCCGGTGTTGGCAAAGCCTCCTTTACGGAAGCCCAACTGGCCGAGAACGTGAAAGCGTTGATCGACGCGGTTCAAAAAGCCAAGCCATCAGGCTCCAAAGGCGCTTACATGAAAAAGATCGCACTGAGCTCCACTATGGGCCCAGGCGTGACTGTCGATGTAGCGGGCGCGCTGGAGCAGTAA
- a CDS encoding type II toxin-antitoxin system antitoxin SocA domain-containing protein, which translates to MGPFDSRVIANRILDIAEQRNIRLTMMQLLKLVYIAHGWWLTYSGGQPLTSDKPQAWQYGPVHPLVYNAFRRFGATAITERARDPETGFAYSDEITSDIDSILGSVVDSYGKLHAYRLSDMTHQVGTPWDQASKKWGNYAPITDASIKEHFDELRRQRT; encoded by the coding sequence ATGGGACCATTTGATTCACGTGTAATTGCAAACAGAATCTTGGATATTGCTGAACAACGAAATATTCGACTTACAATGATGCAGTTGTTAAAACTTGTGTATATCGCACATGGCTGGTGGTTGACGTACTCTGGCGGCCAACCACTGACGTCAGATAAACCACAAGCTTGGCAGTATGGTCCGGTGCATCCACTTGTTTACAACGCGTTTAGACGTTTTGGGGCGACTGCAATCACTGAAAGAGCACGAGACCCAGAAACTGGCTTTGCATATTCAGATGAAATAACTTCCGATATTGATAGTATTCTAGGAAGCGTCGTTGACTCATATGGAAAACTACATGCTTATCGCTTGTCTGATATGACACATCAGGTTGGAACACCTTGGGATCAGGCAAGTAAAAAGTGGGGTAATTACGCTCCAATCACTGATGCTTCAATTAAGGAGCACTTCGATGAGCTCAGAAGACAACGGACGTAA
- the rplJ gene encoding 50S ribosomal protein L10, with the protein MDRAQKEAVVSELGQIFTDSGVVVVSHYVGLTVAEMQDYRARMREVGGSVRVAKNKLAKIALEGTPCEGVKDLLSGMTVFAYSEDPVAAAKATEAFAKDNDKLVVLGGSMGENLLDPAGVKAVAAMPSREELIASIVGCIGAPASNIAGAIGAPASNIASILSTVEEKAEAA; encoded by the coding sequence GTGGATAGAGCCCAAAAAGAAGCAGTGGTCAGTGAACTTGGCCAAATCTTCACGGACTCTGGTGTAGTGGTCGTATCTCACTATGTCGGTCTTACAGTTGCAGAAATGCAGGACTACCGCGCGCGCATGCGTGAGGTTGGTGGTTCTGTACGTGTTGCCAAAAACAAGCTCGCCAAAATCGCTCTTGAGGGCACTCCATGTGAAGGCGTGAAAGACCTGTTGTCAGGTATGACCGTATTCGCATACTCCGAAGATCCGGTTGCTGCGGCGAAAGCCACAGAAGCCTTTGCGAAGGACAACGACAAGCTCGTGGTTCTTGGCGGTTCTATGGGGGAAAACCTTCTGGACCCTGCCGGTGTGAAAGCCGTTGCGGCAATGCCATCCCGCGAGGAGCTTATTGCTTCTATCGTTGGTTGCATTGGTGCACCTGCATCTAACATCGCTGGTGCGATTGGCGCGCCTGCTTCGAACATCGCGTCGATACTTTCGACCGTTGAGGAAAAAGCAGAGGCTGCATAA
- the rplL gene encoding 50S ribosomal protein L7/L12 has product MADIKKLAEEIVGLTLLEAQELKTILKDEYGIEPAAGGAVMVAGAAGGDAGGAAEEKDEFDVILKSAGDKKINVIKEVRAITGLGLKEAKDLVEAGGKAVKEGATKAEAEEIKTKLEEAGAEIELK; this is encoded by the coding sequence ATGGCTGATATCAAAAAACTTGCTGAAGAGATCGTTGGTCTGACACTTCTCGAAGCACAAGAACTGAAAACAATCCTGAAAGACGAGTACGGCATCGAGCCTGCTGCTGGTGGCGCTGTAATGGTTGCTGGCGCAGCTGGTGGCGACGCTGGTGGTGCTGCAGAAGAGAAAGACGAATTTGACGTCATTCTGAAATCTGCTGGCGACAAGAAAATCAACGTCATCAAAGAAGTTCGCGCCATCACCGGCCTGGGCCTCAAAGAAGCTAAAGACCTCGTAGAAGCTGGCGGAAAAGCCGTTAAAGAAGGCGCTACAAAAGCTGAAGCTGAAGAGATCAAGACAAAGCTCGAAGAAGCTGGCGCTGAGATCGAACTCAAGTAA
- the rpoB gene encoding DNA-directed RNA polymerase subunit beta, which yields MAQTHSGFKRIRKYFGKIREVLDMPNLIEVQKSSYDLFLRSGDQAEHTDGEGIQGVFQSVFPIKDFNETAILEFVKYELERPKYDVEECQQRDMTYSAPLKVTLRLIVFDVDEDTGAKSVKDIKEQDVFMGDMPLMTHNGTFVVNGTERVIVSQMHSSPGVFFDHDKGKTHSSGKLLFASRIIPYRGSWLDFEFDAKDVVYARIDRRRKLPVTTLLYALGLDQEGICDAYYDTVNYRMIKKKNGWATKFFPDRIRGTKPAADVIDAKSGEVIAEAGKKVTPRTVKKLKDDGKVTEILVPFEALAGRFSAKDIINEETGEIWVEAGDELTIEYDKDGEINGGTIPLLVENGVTDIPTLDIDNVNVGPYIRTTMAVDKNAGRDTALMDIYRVMRPGEPPTVEAASALFDTLFFDAERYDLSAVGRVKMNMRLQLDAEDTQRTLRKEDIIAVVKALVDLRDGKGDVDDIDHLGNRRVRSVGELMENQYRVGLLRMERAIKERMSSVEIDTIMPQDLINAKPAAAAVREFFGSSQLSQFMDQTNPLSEVTHKRRLSALGPGGLTRERAGFEVRDVHPTHYGRMCPIETPEGPNIGLINSLASFARVNKYGFIETPYRRVENGKVTDEVQYMSATEEMRYTVAQANAQLDEDNKFVNDLASSRQAGEYMLTSPDNIDYIDVSPKQLVSVAASLIPFLENDDANRALMGSNMQRQAVPLLRAEAPYVGTGIEEVVARDSGAAITARRAGIIDQVDAMRIVVRATADLEPGDPGVDIYRLRKFQRSNQNTCINQRPLVKVGDTVSKGEVVADGPSTDLGELALGKNILVAFMPWNGYNYEDSILISERIVKEDVFTSVHIEEFEVAARDTKLGPEEITRDIPNVGEEALRNLDEAGIVYIGAEVGPADILVGKITPKGESPMTPEEKLLRAIFGEKASDVRDTSLRLPPGDYGTVVEVRVFNRHGVEKDERALQIEREEVERLSRDRDDEMAILDRNIYARLRSLLEGKPAVKGPKGVKAGSTIDADLLEALSRGQWWQLALGDDKEAAEVEALNAQYEVQKKALEARFEDKVEKVRRGDDLPPGVMKMVKVFIAVKRKLQPGDKMAGRHGNKGVISRVVPVEDMPFLADGTPVDFCLNPLGVPSRMNVGQILETHMGWAARGLGQTISESLRDYRRTGDMTPVKDAMKVAYGEDLYNEVVADMNDEQFLEAAGNVTGGVPIATPVFDGAKEADVNDALTRAGFETSGQSIVFDGRTGEQFARPVTVGVKYLLKLHHLVDDKIHARSTGPYSLVTQQPLGGKAQFGGQRFGEMEVWALEAYGAAYTLQEMLTVKSDDVAGRTKVYEAIVKGEDNFEAGVPESFNVLVKEIRSLGLNVELLDAETE from the coding sequence ATGGCTCAGACCCATTCCGGCTTCAAACGCATCCGTAAGTATTTCGGCAAAATCCGTGAAGTATTGGATATGCCAAACCTGATCGAAGTACAGAAAAGCTCTTACGATCTTTTCCTGCGGTCCGGTGATCAAGCAGAACACACAGACGGTGAAGGCATCCAAGGTGTTTTCCAATCGGTGTTCCCGATCAAAGATTTCAATGAAACTGCCATTCTGGAGTTCGTAAAATACGAGCTGGAACGTCCGAAGTACGACGTTGAAGAGTGTCAACAGCGTGACATGACGTACAGTGCGCCGCTGAAGGTGACATTGCGTTTGATCGTGTTTGATGTGGATGAAGATACAGGCGCGAAGTCTGTTAAAGACATCAAAGAACAAGACGTGTTCATGGGCGATATGCCTTTGATGACGCACAACGGTACATTCGTTGTGAACGGCACCGAGCGTGTGATCGTTTCCCAGATGCACAGCTCCCCTGGTGTGTTCTTTGACCACGACAAAGGCAAAACCCATTCGTCTGGTAAGTTGTTGTTCGCATCCCGCATCATCCCATACCGTGGGTCATGGTTGGATTTCGAATTTGACGCCAAAGATGTGGTTTACGCGCGGATCGACCGTCGTCGTAAATTGCCAGTGACAACGTTGTTGTATGCCCTTGGTCTGGACCAAGAAGGCATTTGTGACGCGTATTACGACACCGTGAACTACCGTATGATCAAGAAGAAGAACGGTTGGGCGACCAAATTCTTCCCAGATCGTATTCGTGGCACGAAACCTGCTGCTGATGTGATTGACGCCAAATCTGGTGAAGTGATCGCAGAAGCGGGCAAAAAGGTTACGCCACGCACAGTGAAAAAGCTGAAGGATGATGGCAAAGTCACCGAGATTTTGGTTCCATTCGAAGCGCTTGCAGGTCGTTTTTCTGCGAAAGACATCATCAACGAAGAAACAGGCGAGATCTGGGTCGAAGCGGGTGATGAGCTGACGATCGAATACGACAAAGACGGCGAAATCAACGGCGGTACAATTCCGTTGTTGGTGGAAAATGGTGTCACTGACATCCCAACGCTCGACATCGACAACGTAAATGTTGGCCCTTACATCCGTACAACGATGGCAGTGGACAAAAACGCGGGTCGTGACACAGCGTTGATGGATATCTACCGTGTGATGCGCCCAGGCGAGCCACCCACCGTTGAAGCCGCATCTGCGTTGTTTGATACACTGTTCTTTGATGCAGAGCGTTATGATCTGTCCGCGGTTGGCCGTGTGAAAATGAACATGCGTTTGCAGTTGGATGCCGAAGACACGCAGCGCACATTGCGCAAAGAAGACATCATTGCTGTTGTAAAAGCATTGGTTGATCTGCGTGACGGCAAAGGCGACGTGGACGATATTGACCACCTTGGGAACCGCCGTGTGCGCTCCGTTGGTGAGTTGATGGAAAACCAGTACCGTGTTGGCTTGCTGCGCATGGAACGTGCGATCAAAGAGCGGATGTCATCCGTTGAAATCGACACGATCATGCCGCAAGACCTGATCAACGCGAAACCAGCTGCGGCTGCGGTGCGTGAGTTCTTTGGCTCATCCCAGTTGTCCCAGTTTATGGACCAAACCAACCCATTGTCCGAAGTCACGCACAAGCGCCGCTTGTCCGCGCTTGGGCCTGGGGGTTTGACCCGTGAGCGTGCTGGCTTTGAGGTGCGCGACGTGCATCCAACGCACTATGGTCGGATGTGTCCGATTGAAACACCGGAAGGGCCAAACATTGGTCTGATCAACTCGCTCGCGTCTTTTGCGCGTGTGAACAAATACGGTTTCATCGAAACACCATACCGCCGCGTTGAAAACGGCAAGGTTACAGACGAAGTGCAATACATGTCTGCGACCGAAGAAATGCGTTACACTGTAGCGCAGGCCAACGCGCAATTGGATGAAGACAACAAATTCGTAAACGATCTGGCGTCTTCGCGTCAGGCGGGCGAATATATGCTGACTTCGCCAGACAACATCGATTACATCGACGTTTCCCCAAAACAGCTGGTGTCTGTTGCGGCGTCTTTGATCCCATTCCTTGAAAACGATGACGCCAACCGCGCATTGATGGGGTCAAACATGCAACGTCAGGCTGTTCCATTGTTGCGGGCAGAAGCCCCATACGTTGGTACAGGGATCGAAGAAGTTGTGGCACGGGATTCCGGTGCTGCGATCACTGCGCGCCGCGCAGGTATCATCGACCAAGTTGACGCGATGCGTATTGTTGTGCGTGCGACAGCTGATCTGGAACCTGGTGATCCAGGTGTAGACATCTATCGCCTGCGTAAATTCCAACGCTCTAACCAGAACACATGTATCAACCAGCGCCCATTGGTGAAGGTTGGTGACACCGTGTCCAAAGGCGAAGTTGTTGCCGATGGCCCGTCTACCGATTTGGGTGAATTGGCGCTTGGTAAGAACATCCTCGTCGCGTTTATGCCTTGGAATGGCTACAACTATGAGGACTCCATCCTGATTTCCGAACGGATCGTGAAAGAAGACGTGTTCACATCTGTCCACATCGAAGAATTCGAAGTGGCGGCCCGTGATACGAAACTGGGTCCAGAGGAAATCACACGCGACATTCCAAACGTTGGTGAAGAAGCGCTGCGCAACCTTGATGAGGCTGGTATCGTTTACATCGGTGCGGAAGTTGGCCCTGCGGATATCCTTGTTGGTAAAATCACGCCAAAAGGCGAAAGCCCGATGACGCCAGAAGAAAAGCTGCTGCGCGCCATCTTTGGTGAGAAAGCATCTGATGTGCGTGACACGTCCTTGCGTTTGCCACCAGGGGATTACGGGACTGTTGTTGAAGTTCGCGTGTTCAACCGCCACGGCGTTGAAAAAGACGAACGTGCGCTGCAAATCGAACGCGAAGAAGTCGAGCGTTTGAGCCGTGACCGTGACGATGAGATGGCGATCCTTGATCGGAACATCTATGCGCGTCTGCGGTCCTTGCTGGAAGGCAAGCCAGCGGTCAAAGGTCCAAAAGGCGTTAAAGCTGGTTCGACCATTGATGCTGATCTGCTGGAAGCATTGTCCCGTGGACAGTGGTGGCAATTGGCACTGGGCGATGACAAGGAAGCGGCAGAAGTCGAAGCCTTGAACGCACAGTACGAAGTGCAGAAAAAGGCGCTGGAAGCCCGCTTTGAGGACAAGGTAGAGAAGGTTCGCCGCGGCGACGATCTGCCCCCAGGTGTGATGAAGATGGTTAAAGTGTTCATCGCGGTGAAGCGTAAGCTGCAACCAGGTGACAAAATGGCCGGTCGTCACGGCAACAAAGGTGTTATTTCCCGCGTTGTTCCTGTGGAAGACATGCCGTTCTTGGCCGATGGTACGCCCGTTGATTTCTGTCTGAACCCGCTTGGTGTTCCGTCACGGATGAACGTTGGTCAGATTTTGGAAACACACATGGGTTGGGCCGCGCGCGGCTTGGGCCAGACCATTTCCGAAAGTCTGCGTGATTATCGTCGTACAGGGGATATGACCCCTGTGAAGGATGCCATGAAAGTGGCTTACGGCGAAGATCTGTACAACGAAGTTGTGGCAGACATGAACGACGAACAGTTCCTTGAAGCTGCTGGCAACGTCACGGGGGGTGTTCCAATCGCGACGCCTGTTTTTGACGGTGCGAAAGAAGCAGATGTGAACGACGCGTTGACACGCGCTGGGTTCGAAACCTCTGGTCAGTCCATCGTGTTTGACGGCCGCACAGGCGAGCAGTTCGCACGCCCTGTTACGGTTGGTGTCAAATACCTGCTGAAACTGCATCACCTTGTGGATGACAAAATCCACGCGCGTTCCACTGGTCCATACTCCTTGGTCACACAGCAACCGCTGGGTGGTAAGGCACAGTTCGGTGGTCAGCGTTTTGGTGAGATGGAAGTTTGGGCATTGGAAGCCTACGGCGCCGCTTACACCTTGCAGGAAATGCTGACGGTGAAATCGGATGACGTTGCAGGCCGCACCAAGGTCTATGAAGCCATCGTGAAAGGCGAGGACAACTTCGAAGCTGGTGTTCCAGAATCGTTCAACGTTCTTGTGAAAGAAATCCGCTCGCTCGGCCTGAATGTCGAGCTGCTGGACGCGGAAACAGAGTAA